The Verrucomicrobium spinosum DSM 4136 = JCM 18804 DNA segment GAACGGCGTGGAGTTGTTCCCCACCTGGTTGAGCCAGAGGGTTTCGCCCCATGAAGGCTCCCGCCAGCGAGAGGTACCGTCAGTGCGCTGCTGAAAGTACCCGGAGAAATAACGTCTGAAGTTGTGCGCCTCGTCGTTGTAGAGGCTGAGATCCAGACGCAGCCAACGCACGGTGCCAGCCAGCACCAGGATCGTGAACAAAGCGACCCACCCGATGCGGGACAGGCGGGCGACCTTGACCGCCTGCCCTGGTCGAACGGCAGCGGCCCACCAGCGGGCCGTGGCCCCGAGACCAGTGCAGAGCACGGCATCAAGCAAGCATCCCCAATAAAGTCCCCAGTGCGCGTAGGCGATGACCCGGTCCTGCGACTTCACCTTTGCCTCGCCCTCCAGAATGTGGAGCGCATCGCGCCAGTCCTTCCCGGTGGCCAGGACCGCGATCCAGAACAAAAGAGCTGCTCCAGCGAGCATCCAAGTCAGCCAGCGGGCGGCGGAGTTTCCCCCAGGGGGGATCATTTGTGACTGGCATTCTTGGCCCGGGGCTTGCATCATCCGGCGAACCTAGCGGGCGATTCCCGTTCATCACTCAAATTATTTTTGCAGCCTTCACCCATTGCCATGTCCGACGCCTCCTCCATCCCCAACGTGACGCCGCCCCGGACGCGCATCAGCATCCCGGAGTACGCGATGGCCCTGGCCCATGTGGCGAGCCTGCGGTCTGAAGATCCTTACCGGAAGGTGGGAGCGGTGGCGTTCGACTTCGACAACCGGGTCATCGGCACGGCCTACAACGGGTTGGCACCGGGGTTCAATGCGGACCACGAATTCTGGCTGGATCGTGACATCCGGCGCAAGTTCATGCTGCATGCGGAGGTGAATCTCTGTTCCCTCTTCACCCGGGGCACCGTGAAGCTGGTGGCCTGCACCACAAAGCCCTGCACGAGTTGCGCCCAGATGCTGGCCGCCTACGGAGTAAAAGAGATCTACTATCGGGACGACTACCCGGAGTCCGAGGCAAATGCCATCTGCAAGCTATACGGCATCCAGATCCAGCAGCTCACGGACTATCCGGTCATCATCTCGCCCTTCGAAGAGGTGAAGCGATAGCCCTCCAAAGGCTCATACCCGCCATTTCAGCGTCTTCACCTCCCCATGCTGAGGGTGATTCGCATCCAGTGCGCGGAGTTCCAGCCGCAGGGCATCTGGCTGCAAAGTGGCCAGCACCCATCCGTTGGGGAACTCCTGCTTGAACACATAAGCCACAGGCGGGAGGTTGATGAAGTGCAGGCCACTCTCGTCCTCCGTGTGGCTCCATCGATGCGTGTGCCCGTAAATGCACGCCTTCACCTGCCTGCGGGGACGCAACAACTCCAAAAGGGAGGTTGAATCCAAGAGCGCATCGGTCTTGGACTCCTGGAGGGTGATGTTGTGGTGCACGACGATCACGGCGGGTCTATCAGATCGGGCGTCGAGCTCCCTGCCGAGCCAGGCGAGTTGCTCCCCGCCCAATACCCCGGGGGTGGAATTCACCTTGTCCAGACTGTCGAGCAGGAACCAATTGGCATGCGGCGTCTCCTGCACCGAAACGAAGCGACTAGGAACCGCTGGCGAGGTGGCACAATCCAGCACCTCGGTGACCGCCACCCGATCATCGTGGTTCCCCATCAGCAGGTGCACAGGCAGCTTCGCCGCCACGAGCGGCTGCAGGAGGGGTTTCAGCGTCTGATAGTCGGCCCTCATCCCCTTCAGGTGAGCGCAGTCCCCGCTGAGGATGAGGCCTGCTGGCCGTTCGGCCCGGGCAAGAACTTCCGCCACGCAGGACCTCAGGTTGGCGGCCATCGTCACGCCACGGGACACCGCCAGAGGATCCGCATCAATGTGGGTGTCCGAGAAAAGCGCCCACACGTTGTCGGCGCCAGGTGTGGCTTGGGCACCGAGGAAGCGGGAAGACCAGCCGAAGCACACGGCTGCGGCGGACTGGGCAAGAAAGCGACGACGGGAGGTGGAAGGGGCAAGCGTGACCGGCATAGGGGCCTTAACGGGAAAAGTTGGGAGTTTTCCCAGCCGATTTTGCAACACTTTCACCCGGCCAGTCTAGGACGCCCCCGCGAGTTGCGGAGAAAGGGCGACGAGGCAGCTTTCGAGCTCCGCAACGTCCACCGGCTTGGTCAGGTGATAGGCAAATCCCGCCATCTGGCTGCGCTGGAGATCCTCCGCCATGCCATAGCCACTCAAGGCGATGCCGGCAACCGTTCGAGGTTTGGCAACTTCGACGAATGGCTCCATGAGTTCGAGCCCCTGACCATCGGGCAGACCAATGTCGCTGATGAGCACATCAAAGCGATCCAACCGCATGGCATCAGACGCACCCGCCACGCTGGTGGCCAGAGTGACCTGATAGCCGCGTCTCAGGAGAAGGCGTTTCAAGCTGTTGGCCGTATCTTCATGATCCTCCACAAGCAGCAGCCGCAAGGCGGGAATCGTGTCCTTTAGCGTATGCGGTGCCACCGGTGCCTCGGGCAGGCTGGCCGCCCGGAGCGGCAGGGAGACAGTAAAAGCACTGCCCAGCTCCGCCCCACGACTGGCGGCCCGGATTGAACCGCCGTGCAGCTCCACCAGCACCCGACAAATCGCCAGCCCCAGACCGAGGCCCGTTGACCGGTCGCCATGCACCTGCTCAAAGGCATCAAAAATCTTTTCCAGCTTCCCGGGTTCTATCCCAATACCCGAGTCTTCCACCCGGATTTCCAACAGGCCACCCGTCGGATCGTTTTCAGTGGAGATTCGCACTTCTCCACCTCTACCCGTGTACTTGATGGCATTGCCCAGCAGATTGTACACGATCTGCTGGATGCGCGAGCCATCCGCCACCACCTGGGCCTGCGTGGCCTGCAGATCCGTCCGTACGACGATCTCCCTGGCACCAGCCTCGGGCTCACACACTTGCACAGTCCGTCTCACGAGGTTGTGCACATCCACATTCTCGGGATGGAGTTGCAGTTTGCCGCTGCGGATGCGCGCGACGTCCAGCAAGTCATCGATGAGCCTGGCTTCCAGCTTCACATTCCGGCGGATGGTATCCAGGAGCTCTTTCACGGAGGGGCTGCACTCATTCTCCTCCTCAATGAGGGTCACGGCGTGGATCACGGGAGAGAGAGGGGCCCGGAGCTCATGAGACAACATGGCAAGGAAGCGGTCCTTGGCCTGGTTGGCCGCCTCAGCCTCCGCCCGCGCAGCTTCCGCGCGGATGCGCTGGGCCCGATCCTCCGCACTGCGCTCCAGCTCGGCGTTTTTCACCGCCAGTTCCTGGTTCAAGCGGGCAAGCTCCGCAGACTTGCGGAAGAGCTCCACGAAAACGCTGATCTTCGAACGCAGGATCGTCGGATTGACCGGCTTCGTGATGTAGTCCACCGCCCCAGCGCCATAGCCCATGACCACATGCTCCTCTTCAAAGTAGTGCGCCGTGAGGAAGAGGATGGGAATATGCTGGGTTTTCTTGCGCTGCTTGATGAGCTGGGCCAGCTCAATGCCGCTCATGTCGGGCATCTTCACATCCATGACGATGGCCGCGCACTCGTTTTCCACCAGAGCCAGAAGCGCCTGGTTGGCAGTGGTGGCCTTCAGCAGCCGGTGTTCTGGCGAACTCAGAATGGTCTCCAGGACGAGGAGGTTCCGCTCGTCGTCATCCACCAGGAGAATGTTGATGGGATCACCCATATTCAATGCAAGAGTCGATATCAGTCAGGGGGGGGTGAAATCAGCGGTGCAGCCAGACACGCAGGAGCGAAAGCAGCTGCTCCGTATTCACCGGCTTTGCAATATAGTCACTGGCACCAGCCTCCAGGCACTTCTCCCGGTCCCCTTTCATCGCCTTTGCCGTGAGAGCGATGATGGGCAGGGTGCGGAATTCAGGGTTTTTGCGGATCTCTCGCATGGTCTGGTAGCCGTCCATCTCCGGCATCATGATATCCATCAACACCATGGAGAGGTCCGGATTCTCTTCAATCAGCTTTACGGCCTGGCGGCCGTTCGTGACGCTCAAGACCTCCATGTCATGGTTTTCCAGGAGAATGGAGAGCGCAAAAATGTTCCGGGCATCATCGTCCACCAC contains these protein-coding regions:
- a CDS encoding deoxycytidylate deaminase is translated as MSDASSIPNVTPPRTRISIPEYAMALAHVASLRSEDPYRKVGAVAFDFDNRVIGTAYNGLAPGFNADHEFWLDRDIRRKFMLHAEVNLCSLFTRGTVKLVACTTKPCTSCAQMLAAYGVKEIYYRDDYPESEANAICKLYGIQIQQLTDYPVIISPFEEVKR
- a CDS encoding metallophosphoesterase family protein, which gives rise to MPVTLAPSTSRRRFLAQSAAAVCFGWSSRFLGAQATPGADNVWALFSDTHIDADPLAVSRGVTMAANLRSCVAEVLARAERPAGLILSGDCAHLKGMRADYQTLKPLLQPLVAAKLPVHLLMGNHDDRVAVTEVLDCATSPAVPSRFVSVQETPHANWFLLDSLDKVNSTPGVLGGEQLAWLGRELDARSDRPAVIVVHHNITLQESKTDALLDSTSLLELLRPRRQVKACIYGHTHRWSHTEDESGLHFINLPPVAYVFKQEFPNGWVLATLQPDALRLELRALDANHPQHGEVKTLKWRV
- a CDS encoding ATP-binding response regulator, which produces MGDPINILLVDDDERNLLVLETILSSPEHRLLKATTANQALLALVENECAAIVMDVKMPDMSGIELAQLIKQRKKTQHIPILFLTAHYFEEEHVVMGYGAGAVDYITKPVNPTILRSKISVFVELFRKSAELARLNQELAVKNAELERSAEDRAQRIRAEAARAEAEAANQAKDRFLAMLSHELRAPLSPVIHAVTLIEEENECSPSVKELLDTIRRNVKLEARLIDDLLDVARIRSGKLQLHPENVDVHNLVRRTVQVCEPEAGAREIVVRTDLQATQAQVVADGSRIQQIVYNLLGNAIKYTGRGGEVRISTENDPTGGLLEIRVEDSGIGIEPGKLEKIFDAFEQVHGDRSTGLGLGLAICRVLVELHGGSIRAASRGAELGSAFTVSLPLRAASLPEAPVAPHTLKDTIPALRLLLVEDHEDTANSLKRLLLRRGYQVTLATSVAGASDAMRLDRFDVLISDIGLPDGQGLELMEPFVEVAKPRTVAGIALSGYGMAEDLQRSQMAGFAYHLTKPVDVAELESCLVALSPQLAGAS